The Triticum aestivum cultivar Chinese Spring chromosome 7B, IWGSC CS RefSeq v2.1, whole genome shotgun sequence genome window below encodes:
- the LOC123162349 gene encoding protein trichome birefringence-like 8 yields MQAKHAPVSVLLVLFVLSVVLTLVPQPQKPLFQTRPRPLLIDNDGGDIKARADASGGCDYSDGKWVKDATTATLYGEDCPFLDPGFRCERNGRNDSSFRQWRWQPHGSCHLPKFNATDMLERSRNGRIVFAGDSIGRNQWESMLCMLASAVPNASRIYEQSGKPLSRHKGYLSMIFLDYNLSVEYYRAPMLVMVDRILPVASNKGASVTRGAIRLDALPRHATRWAGADVLVLNTGHWWNEHKTIKSGNYFMVGNRFNMKMDIKEAFRLSLQTVKDWALSNPRLSRSSYLFFRSYSPSHYDNGTWDTGGSCADQRDPLMMTTGESDQEYSWINAMISSTARGTIRQQMSNRVVFLNITHMTWLRRDGHPSRHREPGTPPDAPEDCSHWCLPGVPDAWNQVMYGHLVSTGYGTRSVKK; encoded by the exons ATGCAAGCTAAGCACGCTCCGGTGTCCGTCTTGCTGGTTCTCTTCGTGCTCTCCGTCGTCCTCACGCTCGTGCCGCAGCCGCAGAAACCATTGTTCCAGACTCGGCCACGGCCCCTTCTGATCGACAATGATGGCGGAGACATTAAAGCTCGCGCCGACGCGTCCGGTGGCTGCGACTACTCTGATGGAAAATGGGTGAAGGACGCCACTACCGCGACGCTCTACGGGGAGGACTGCCCGTTCCTCGATCCTGGCTTCCGCTGCGAGCGCAACGGCCGGAACGACTCGTCCTTCCGGCAATGGCGGTGGCAACCTCACGGCAGCTGCCACCTCCCTAA GTTTAATGCGACGGATATGTTGGAGAGGAGCCGGAACGGCCGAATCGTGTTCGCTGGCGACTCCATTGGTCGTAACCAGTGGGAGTCCATGCTGTGCATGCTCGCCAGCGCCGTGCCGAACGCTTCGAGGATATATGAGCAGTCCGGGAAGCCCCTTAGCCGGCACAAGGGCTACCTCTCCATGATCTTCCTGGACTACAACCTCTCTGTGGAGTACTACCGCGCGCCGATGCTCGTCATGGTCGACCGCATCCTGCCGGTGGCAAGCAACAAAGGCGCAAGCGTCACCAGGGGTGCCATCCGGCTCGACGCGCTGCCACGGCACGCCACACGCTGGGCCGGCGCCGACGTGCTCGTCCTCAACACGGGTCATTGGTGGAATGAACACAAGACCATCAAATC AGGAAATTATTTCATGGTGGGAAATCGGTTCAACATGAAAATGGACATCAAGGAAGCCTTCCGGTTATCCCTGCAGACGGTGAAAGATTGGGCGCTAAGCAATCCTCGACTCTCTAGGAGCAGCTACCTCTTCTTTAGGAGCTATTCTCCATCACACTATGACAACGGAACGTGGGACACAGGAGGCTCATGTGCAGACCAACGGGATCCTCTTATGATGACCACTGGCGAGAGCGACCAAGAGTATTCGTGGATCAACGCGATGATCTCGAGCACAGCACGGGGCACAATTAGACAGCAGATGAGCAATAGGGTGGTGTTCTTGAACATAACGCACATGACATGGTTGAGAAGGGACGGTCATCCGTCGCGGCACCGAGAGCCCGGGACGCCGCCGGATGCCCCAGAGGATTGCAGCCACTGGTGCCTGCCAGGCGTGCCGGACGCGTGGAACCAGGTTATGTACGGGCACCTCGTGTCTACGGGATATGGCACGAGGTCGGTCAAAAAATAA
- the LOC123159491 gene encoding dual specificity protein phosphatase PHS1, which translates to MEEGIESRSFSRTSSSSGFEEWVASLRKRTGRTSSLSQSPQPKSGILAIESSISPNVLEIVDSGSDVIDSGPCDYLPKTSLWERLGSVSMMDIDSTNFCWTSLSSLHHTKHTTTSSEPTEDDTNRSFEVTVNSGGVVFIALFKISKNGEVPSKEAAAVIKIAPSRMATQSERFGYELAKWLGVRTPQGRVIHSSSCEWQQIKDAVENARHEAIAVGDELQEMICTEMLEALELSRCLFLMNYVHGSPLLESTTPFDSPEFAEKTAEALGRILILDLILRNEDRLRCRPLGWRGNYANLLVAYKEAYANLDSLDDVHDSAIIRYKPEIIKSPKKQKQRRSVSISGSVGSDISELLEDSYDQIESEISSFHIVAIDSGVPRRPPASKRTKDQESYPRLVELTLNNLDYSSNLLFEVSIGKLGTPGPEEYDMSSNYSYHSPLSESDMVAIVNSFRGGFRSALRDLQRFHIFLLTLYQKLDALLKNFFNLMYKGSNEFDKEDAGHSDSPLCRVEAHTDLSDFEVPRHMRRPSRTLSRDSFDMSSPICRESFMTKNWKANGEASRGLRLTMKLREFNKYAKVDSELNKEIEQWNDMLRTDVVKLCHDNNFNTGFFEGIDNSVAVDAYELKVRLEHLLERISLISDAASTERPSQITDHMYIGGALAARSTYTLQHLGITHVLCLCANEIGQSESQKPCLFDYRNFSINDDENAEITDVFQDACDFIDFVEHLRGKVLVHCFEGKSRSATVVLAYLMLRKNCTLLEAWNMLKKVHRRAHPNDGFAKVLLDLDKKLHGRTSMEWQHKRPAMKVCPICGKNAGLSSSSLKLHLQKAHQKISSGSVDSAISLEIQKAIEALKTG; encoded by the exons ATGGAAGAGGGAATAGAGTCGAGATCCTTCTCCCGCACATCTTCCTCC AGTGGATTCGAGGAATGGGTAGCGTCATTGAGGAAGCGCACCGGAAGGACGTCCTCATTATCCCAGTCGCCACAACCGAAGTCAGGCATTCTGGCTATCGAATCCTCAATCAG TCCAAATGTGCTAGAAATCGTAGACTCTGGTAGCGATGTAATCGACTCCGGCCCATGTGATTATTTGCCAAAAACAAGCCTCTGGGAAAGGCTTGGGAGTGTTTCTATGATGGACATAGACTCAACTAACTTCTGCTGGACCTCTCTTTCTTCATTGCACCATACGAAACATACTACTACAAGTTCGGAACCCACCGAGGATGATACTAACAGAAGTTTTGAG GTGACTGTAAATTCTGGAGGAGTTGTATTCATTGCGTTATTCAAAATATCTAAAAATGGTGAAGTTCCTTCCAAGGAAGCTGCAGCAGTTATTAAAATAGCACCATCAAGGATGGCCACACAGTCAGAACGGTTCGGGTATGAACTGGCTAAATGGCTTGGCGTAAGGACCCCTCAA GGCAGAGTGATTCATAGCTCCTCGTGTGAATGGCAACAAATAAAGGATGCAGTAGAGAATGCTCGACATGAAGCAATAGCTGTTGGTGATGAACTTCAGGAGATGATTTGCACTGAGATGCTAGAAGCTCTCGAACTAAGCCGATGTCTATTCCTGATGAA TTATGTACATGGATCCCCTCTACTAGAGAGCACAACACCATTTGATTCCCCGGAGTTTGCTGAAAAAACTGCTGAAGCTTTAGGTAGGATCTTGATCCTGGACCTCATTCTGAGAAATGAGGATAGGCTGCGGTGTCGGCCCCTTGGTTGGCGTGGAAACTATGCAAATTTACTTGTTGCCTACAAAGAAGCTTATGCAAACCTTGATTCATTGGATGATGTTCATGATTCTGCCATCATCCGTTACAAGCCAGAGATAATCAAAAGCCCTAAGAAACAGAAGCAGAGAAGATCCGTTTCAATAAGCGGCAGTGTCGGCTCAGATATCTCAGAGCTTTTGGAAGACTCTTATGATCAAATTGAGTCTGAGATTTCTAGCTTTCATATTGTAGCCATTGATTCGGGTGTACCACGAAGACCACCCGCCAGTAAACGAACGAAAGATCAAGAGAGCTATCCAAGACTGGTGGAACTAACACTAAACAACCTGGACTATTCTTCGAACCTCTTGTTTGAGGTGTCCATTGGAAAACTTGGTACCCCTGGACCCGAAGAATATGACATGTCATCCAATTATAGCTATCATTCTCCTCTGTCTGAGAGTGATATGGTAGCAATAGTTAATTCCTTCCGAGGAGGTTTTCGTAGTGCTCTGAGGGACCTTCAGAGGTTCCACATTTTCCTGCTCACACTTTATCAGAAGCTAGATGCCCTATTGAAAAATTTCTTTAATCTTATGTATAAAGGTTCAAATGAATTTGACAAGGAAGATGCAGGTCATTCTGATTCACCATTGTGTCGTGTAGAGGCACATACTGATTTGAGTGATTTCGAAGTTCCACGACATATGCGTAGGCCTTCCCGTACCTTATCCCGTGATAGTTTTGACATGTCATCTCCTATTTGTCGAGAGAGCTTTATGACGAAGAATTGGAAAGCAAATGGTGAAGCATCCCGTGGTCTACGATTGACGATGAAGCTCAGGGAATTTAACAAGTATGCCAAG GTAGACAGTGAGTTAAACAAAGAAATAGAACAATGGAATGACATGCTCAGGACTGATGTTGTAAAATTGTGTCATGACAACAATTTCAACACAGGCTTCTTTGAAGGGATAGATAATAGTGTTGCCGTTGATGCTTATGAGTTGAAG GTTCGTCTTGAGCACCTTCTTGAGAGGATATCACTGATCTCTGATGCTGCAAGTACAGAACGTCCTTCTCAGATCACAGATCACATGTATATTGGTGGTGCTCTAGCTGCTCGGTCGACATACACACTTCAACACCTTGGCATCACCCATGTATTGTGCTTGTGTGCGAATGAAATTGGACAGTCGGAATCTCAGAAGCCTTGCCTTTTTGACTATCGAAACTTCTCA ATAAATGATGATGAAAATGCGGAAATCACTGATGTCTTCCAAGATGCATGTGATTTCATTGATTTTGTTGAGCACCTACGCGGCAAAGTTCTAGTGCATTGTTTTGAAGGAAAAAGTCGAAGCGCAACTGTTGTTCTTGCTTATCTGATGCTTAGAAA AAATTGTACTCTTCTAGAAGCATGGAACATGCTGAAGAAGGTGCACCGACGTGCGCACCCCAATGATGGATTTGCCAAAGTCTTGCTGGATCTTGACAAGAAGCTGCACGGTAGAACCTCCATGGAGTGGCAGCACAAGAGGCCTGCAATGAAAGTGTGCCCCATTTGTGGTAAGAATGCTGGCCTCAGCAGTAGCTCACTCAAGTTGCACCTACAGAAGGCGCACCAAAAGATATCGTCAGGAAGCGTAGACTCAGCGATATCCTTGGAGATACAAAAGGCGATAGAGGCATTAAAGACAGGGTGA